One region of Pseudomonas sp. ABC1 genomic DNA includes:
- a CDS encoding MetQ/NlpA family ABC transporter substrate-binding protein has protein sequence MKKIFAALAVAVAFNAQAAETVTVAATAVPHAQILEFIKPALAEQGVDLQVKVFTDYVQPNVQVSEKRLDANYFQHQPYLDEFNRTRNTELVSVTGVHIEPFGAYSTKHKSLDALPKGASVAIPNDATNGGRALLLLQKAGLITLKPEAGITATPRDIAENPKGLKIRELEAATLPRVVNQVDLALINTNYALEAKLNPTQDALILEGSDSPYVNILVARPDNKDSEALQKVAKALHSDALVQFIEEKYKGSVVPVK, from the coding sequence ATGAAAAAGATTTTTGCGGCCCTGGCCGTAGCCGTTGCATTCAACGCCCAGGCGGCGGAAACCGTGACCGTCGCAGCCACCGCCGTGCCCCATGCGCAAATCCTCGAGTTCATCAAGCCGGCGCTGGCCGAGCAGGGCGTCGACCTGCAGGTGAAGGTCTTCACCGACTATGTGCAGCCCAACGTGCAGGTGTCCGAGAAGCGCCTGGACGCCAACTACTTCCAGCACCAGCCCTACCTGGATGAGTTCAACCGTACCCGCAACACCGAACTGGTCAGCGTCACCGGCGTGCATATCGAACCGTTCGGCGCCTATTCCACCAAGCACAAGAGCCTCGACGCGCTGCCCAAGGGCGCCAGCGTGGCGATCCCCAACGACGCCACCAACGGCGGTCGCGCCCTGCTGCTGTTGCAGAAGGCCGGCCTGATCACCCTGAAGCCGGAGGCCGGCATCACCGCCACGCCGCGTGACATCGCCGAGAACCCGAAAGGCCTGAAGATCCGCGAACTGGAAGCTGCCACCCTGCCGCGCGTGGTGAACCAGGTGGACCTGGCGCTGATCAACACCAACTATGCGCTGGAAGCCAAGCTCAACCCGACCCAGGATGCGCTGATCCTCGAAGGCAGCGACTCGCCCTATGTGAACATCCTGGTCGCGCGCCCGGACAACAAGGACTCCGAAGCCCTGCAGAAGGTCGCCAAGGCCCTGCACAGCGATGCCCTGGTGCAGTTCATTGAAGAGAAGTACAAGGGTTCGGTCGTACCGGTGAAGTAA